In Cyclopterus lumpus isolate fCycLum1 chromosome 9, fCycLum1.pri, whole genome shotgun sequence, a single genomic region encodes these proteins:
- the LOC117735810 gene encoding nucleus accumbens-associated protein 2-like, whose translation MSEGLLQVEIPDFGSSVLGSLNEQRLLGHYCDVSILVQGQAFKAHRAVLAASSLYFRDLFSSASDSSSSSFPRAVFELPSSVTPMCFQQILSFCYTGRLSMAASEQLVLMYTAGYLQIQNIVERGMELMMMKASSSSSPLCCDSQTTSADELRGFDVPMVQQHSTPHLQESRSNRREPTLLLLRRTEEEQEEEQEEEERRPEEELSGDFPGHQEQCSVLPGCRRRFGSRAAVLPVGERGALQSRRLEPSHRLPSISPPTEELEEDYYGNTVQSGLYQHIYGHPGNPYIQEKMEMLSLPSANERRPCVLVGRDNMALPASLISQIGYRCHPSLYTEGDPGEKVELVAGSGVFMTRGQLMNCHLCAGVKHKVLLRRLLATFFDRNTLANSCGTGIRSSTNDPSRKPLDNRVLNTVKLYCQNFAPNFKESEMNVIAADMCTNARRVRKRWLPKIQSLLPDSLPTSSHTRKAKRGGGGAGAGAGAGPGGGGEAAVQPSASPFDLDLRQLSASYLGLEASLYGERLEKEASAILPHLQFAGCRVGGAGAGGGQAEEADGGGRLQTEQPPELPLSMSSSASSSSSSSHSSPQPAEPVPSHRGLVDAEERGAEPLEDSQ comes from the exons ATGTCGGAGGGGCTGCTGCAGGTGGAGATCCCGGACTTCGGAAGCAGTGTGCTGGGGAGCCTGAATGAGCAGCGGCTGCTGGGTCACTACTGCGACGTCTCCATCCTGGTGCAGGGTCAGGCCTTCAAGGCGCACCGGGCCGTCCTCGCCGCCTCCTCACTCTACTTCAGAGACCTGTTCAGTTCCGCCAGCgactcctcgtcctcgtccttcCCGCGGGCGGTGTTCGAGCTGCCGTCCTCGGTGACGCCGATGTGTTTCCAGCAGATTCTGTCGTTCTGCTACACAGGGCGCCTCAGCATGGCCGCCAGTGAACAGCTGGTCCTCATGTACACCGCCGGGTACCTGCAGATCCAGAACATCGTGGAGCGTGGCATggagctgatgatgatgaaggcctcttcgtcctcctcgccTCTCTGCTGCGACTCACAA acaaccTCAGCAGACGAGCTCAGGGGCTTCGACGTGCCGATGGTCCAGCAGCACAGCACCCCCCACCTGCAGGAGTCCA GATCAAACAGGAGAGAGCCGACACTcctcctgctgaggagaacagaagaggagcaagaggaggagcaagaagaggaggagaggaggccaG AGGAGGAACTTTCGGGGGACTTTCCAGGCCACCAGGAGCAGTGCTCTGTGTTACCTGGGTGCAGGCGGAGGTTTGGTTCCAGGGCTGCAGTCCTACCTGTTGGCGAACGGGGGGCGCTCCAGTCCAGGAGGCTCGAGCCTTCCCACAGACTCCCCTCCATCTCACCCCCTACGGAGGAGTTAGAGGAGGATTACTACGGGAACACCGTCCAGTCCGGACTCTACCAACACATCTACGGACATCCTGGAAACCCCTACA TCCAAGAGAAGATGGAGATGCTTTCCCTCCCATCGGCTAACGAGCGTCGGCCCTGCGTGCTGGTTGGTCGGGACAACATGGCGCTCCCCGCCAGCCTGATCAGTCAGATCGGGTATCGCTGCCACCCGTCGCTCTACACCGAGGGAGACCCGGGAGAGAAGGTAGAGCTGGTGGCAG gttcaGGTGTGTTCATGACACGAGGTCAGCTGATGAACTGTCACCTGTGTGCTGGAGTCAAACACAAGGTACTGCTCAGGAGACTGCTGGCCACGTTCTTCGACAG AAACACTCTGGCCAATAGCTGTGGGACGGGGATCCGCTCCTCCACCAATGATCCGAGCAGAAAACCTCTGGACAACCGAGTGTTAAACACTGTGAAAC tctACTGTCAGAACTTTGCTCCTAACTTTAAAGAGAGTGAGATGAACGTCATTGCGGCCGACATGTGCACCAACGCCCGAAGAGTCCGCAAACGTTGGCTCCCCAAGATTCAGTCTCTCCTCCCCGACAgcctccccacctcctctcaTACCCGCAAAGctaagaggggaggaggaggagcaggagcaggagcaggagcaggaccaggaggaggaggagaagcggcGGTGCAGCCGAGTGCCAGCCCCTTCGATCTGGACCTGCGACAGCTCAGCGCCTCCTACCTCGGCCTGGAGGCGTCGCTGTACGGCGAGCGACTCGAGAAGGAGGCGTCGGCTATCCTGCCTCACTTGCAGTTCGCCGGGTGTCGtgtgggaggagcaggagcaggtggGGGTCAGGCGGAGGAGGCAGATGGGGGAGGGAGGCTACAAACTGAACAACCCCCAGAACTCCCCCTCTCCATGTCTTCCtccgcctcttcctcctcctcctcctcccactcctcccctcAGCCTGCAGAGCCCGTCCCTTCTCACAGGGGATTGGTCGACGCAGAAGAGAGGGGGGCGGAGCCTCTGGAAGACAGCCAATAA